The segment TAATATATAAGAGTGAAAATGAGAAATTCAAAGCTGTTATTGAAGAGATCAAAAGGGCAAATTCCATCGGTCAGCCTGTGCTTGTAGGGACTGCGAGTATAGAAAAGAGTGAAGTTTTTCATAATATGCTTGTAAAAGAGAGAATAGCGCATTCAGTTTTAAATGCTAAAAATCATGAAAAAGAGGCTCAAATCATTGCTCAAGCTGGAGTAAAAGGCGCAGTCACAATAGCGACTAATATGGCTGGTCGTGGTGTGGATATCAGAATCGATGATGAGGTTAGAGCGCTTGGTGGGTTATATATTATAGGCACAGAGAGACATGAGAGCCGCCGTATAGATAATCAATTAAGGGGTCGTGCTGGGCGTCAGGGCGATCCTGGTATTAGTAGATTTTATCTAAGCTTAGAAGATAATCTCCTTAGGATATTTGGTAGTGATAAGATAAAAGCTATTATGGAAAGACTAGGTATAGAAGAGGGTGAGAGTATAGAGAGTAGGCTAGTTACTCGTGCTGTAGAGAATGCTCAAAAGAAAGTAGAGAGCTTGCATTTTGAGAGTAGAAAGCATGTCTTAGAATATGATGATGTAGCAAATGAACAGAGAAAAACTATATATAAATATAGAGATGAGCTACTAGATCCAAATAGCGATCTAAAAGATAAGATTATATCTAATCGCCAAGATTTGGTCGCTATGTTTTTAGATGATGCTGATATTGTCGATGGTGGGCTTAGCGAGGATTTTGATATGGATAAACTATGCTTGATAATAAAAGAAAATAGCCTAATAGATATAAATTCCAGCCAGCTAAAGGGGCTTGATTATAATGAAATTAAATCTTTTATAGTTGATGAGCTTACTAAAGATTATGAGAATAAGATGTCAAATATAGATAGTGAGCAAAGAAAGAGTATAGAAAAACTCTTATATCTACAAATTTTAGACGCAGCTTGGAGAGAGCATTTATATCAAATGGATATTTTAAAAACGGGAATTGGGCTTAGAGGATATAATCAAAAAGACCCACTAACTGAGTATAAAAAAGAGAGCTATAATCTCTTTATGGAGCTTGTAAATAGGCTAAAAACTGAGAGTGTAAGAGCGTTACAAGTGGTTAAATTTAAAACAGAATTAACAAATATAGATGAGCCAAAAGATATGCCAAAAAGAGATAAAAAGCCATCTCGCAACTCGCCTTGCCCTTGCGGTAGTGGGTTAAAATATAAAGAGTGTTGTGGTAAGAGTGGGCCAAAAATCGGAGTCTTTGCCTAGTGGTTAAGTATCTGCTATTTAAATATCTACGATTTGATAAGTCTCAGCCATTTATCACACTATCGGCGATTTTAGCTTTTTTGGGGGTTAGTGTTGGGCTTATGGTGCTTATAATTGCTATGGCTATAATGAATGGTTTTGATAAAGAATTTGAGCGTAAGCTATTTACTATGAACTATCCAATCACGATTATAAGCTATATGAAAGGCTCTATCGATGATAGCGATGTAATCAGGCTTAAAGAGCAGTTTAAAGAGCTTAAATTTAGCCCATATATCTCTACACAAGCTATTGTAAAATATGGCAACAAGCTAGAGGGCGGATTGCTGTTTGGTGTGAATTTTGATGATGAAAAGCAGATAAACTCTGTAATTAATGAAGCCTTAAAAGATACCACGCCAAAGGGCTTTGAGATAGTTTTAGGTAAGGGGATTGCTGATGATTTTGCTCTATCTTTAAATGAGAAAATCACAACTTTGTTTATGGAGCTTAATCCAAGTGGATTGCTCTCTATGCCAGTTATGAAGAGATTTGAGTATGTAGCAAATTTTAGCTCAGGGCTCATCGCTTATGATAAGGCATACTCATACACAGATATAGATGCATTGGCTAAAATTTTAGGCTATGGGAGTAAAAAATATGATGGAATTCACATCTACTCTAATAACCCAAAAGATGATATCATAAAGCTAAATCAACTCTTAAAACCAGGCCAAAGAGCCATCGGATGGTGGGAGCAAAATGGCAATTTTTTTAGTGCTTTGGAGTTAGAAAAAAGGGCGCTTTTTATTGTTTTAATGCTTATAATTTTGGTTGCTAGTTTAAATATTATTAGCTCACTTCTTATGACTGTTATGAATCGTCGCCAAGAGATCGCCTTGCTTTTGGCACTTGGGGCAAGTAAGAGCGAGATTAAAAAGAGCTTTTTTACTCAAGGTGTTGTGATTGGTGGAAGTGGGATTATATTTGGGCTGATTTTGGGGCTTTTTGGTGTTTGGCTTTTAGGTAGTTTTGATATAGTGAGTTTGCCAGCTGATGTCTATGGAAGCTCAAAACTTCCTATGGAGTTATCAATTTATGATCTAGCTATGATATTAGTTGGTGCTATAGTTATTGTCTTGTTATCATCATATTATCCAGCTAAAAAGGCTAGCAATATCGATATTTTGACAACTTTGAGAAATGAGTGAATTTAATAAATTTAGATTTAAAAAGCTTTATTTAAAGGGAATTTATGGATTTAACGCTATTTTTACAACAGATGGTTAATGGTTTTAGCTTGGGGTCTATGTATGCTTTGATAGCTATTGGTTATACTATGGTTTATGGGGTGCTTAGGCTTATTAACTTTGCTCATGGTGATATAATGATGGTTGGGGCTTATGTGGCGTTATTTTCTATGACTAGTATGTCGTTGCCATTTGGATTTGCTTTGATTGTTGCTGTGGTTGTATCTGCAATTTTAGGTATATCTACTGACAAAATAGCCTATAAACCACTTAGAAATGCGCCTAGAATTTCGCTATTAATTACCGCTATTGGGATTAGCTTTTTATTAGAAAATATCTTTCAAGTTGTATTTGGTGGGACACCTAGGTCTTTTAGCGTGCCACCATTTTTTGAAAATATTGTCAAGATTGGCGCTATAAATTTGCCTGTTAGTGCGATATTAGTTCCTGTGATTACTATATTTTTGCTCTGTATTGTGCTATATCTACTTTATAAAACCAAATATGGAATTGCTATTAGGGCCTTAGCTTTTGATATTAATACCGTGAATTTGATGGGAATTGATGCGAATTTAATCATCGCAGTTGTATTTGCCATAGGCTCATCTTTGGCTGCTATCGGTGGGGTATTTTGGGCTATTAATTATCCTAGTATCGATCCATTAATGGGAGTTTTAATAGGACTTAAAGCTTTTGGGGCGGCTGTGCTTGGTGGTATCGGAAGCGTCGGTGGAGCTGTGCTTGGTGGATTTATCATAGGATTTAGCGAGGTTGTGGCGGTGGCTTTATTTCCAGATCTTGCAGGGTTTAAAGATGCTTTTGCTTTTATATTTTTGATTTTAGTTTTGTTATTTAGGCCAACTGGAATTTTGGGGATTAATTTTGAAAAGAGTAGGTTTTAAATGGTGGGTAAATTTAAATTTTGGTTAGCTACTATTTTGGCTATTGGATTTTTATTTGTTTGTGATAGATATTTGGGTGAATATAGCTTAGGAATTGCGAACAATATCGCTATTTTCATAACTCTTGCGATTAGCTATAATCTCATAAATGGCGTAACTGGGCAGTTTAGCCTTGAGCCTAATGGATTTGTGGCTGTGGGTGCGTATGTGGCGGCTATTTTGCTCTTAAATGCTGATTCTAAGCTATATCAATTTGACGCAGCCGAGCCATCAAGCGTGATATTAGCTCTATATACTAGCAACTTTATTTTGGCTATGATTATAAGTGGAATTTGTGCTACCTTGCTTGCTTTGATTTTGGCTATT is part of the Campylobacter lanienae NCTC 13004 genome and harbors:
- the secA gene encoding preprotein translocase subunit SecA, with amino-acid sequence MLSLIARKIFGTKNDKEIKKYYKRVAKIGALEPKYEALNDDELRAEFVKLQSSLIDGKATKDSILNDVFAIVREVSKRVLNMRHFDVQLIGGMVLNDGRIAEMKTGEGKTLVATLPVVLNAMDKKGVHVVTVNDYLAKRDATQMSAIYNFLGLSVGIIVGGEYDDVKRKAAYDADITYGTNNEFGFDYLRDNMKFELSMKVQREHNFVIVDEVDSILIDEARTPLIISGPTNRTLDGYIKADEVARAMVKGEPAATPQDKPTGDFIVDEKSRTIMITEAGIAKAEKLFGVENLYNLDNAILSHHLDQALKAHNLFEKDVHYVVRDSGVVIVDEFTGRLSEGRRFSEGLHQALEAKEGVKIQEESQTLADITFQNYFRMYEKIAGMTGTAQTEATEFSQIYNLDVISIPTNLPIKRLDKDDLIYKSENEKFKAVIEEIKRANSIGQPVLVGTASIEKSEVFHNMLVKERIAHSVLNAKNHEKEAQIIAQAGVKGAVTIATNMAGRGVDIRIDDEVRALGGLYIIGTERHESRRIDNQLRGRAGRQGDPGISRFYLSLEDNLLRIFGSDKIKAIMERLGIEEGESIESRLVTRAVENAQKKVESLHFESRKHVLEYDDVANEQRKTIYKYRDELLDPNSDLKDKIISNRQDLVAMFLDDADIVDGGLSEDFDMDKLCLIIKENSLIDINSSQLKGLDYNEIKSFIVDELTKDYENKMSNIDSEQRKSIEKLLYLQILDAAWREHLYQMDILKTGIGLRGYNQKDPLTEYKKESYNLFMELVNRLKTESVRALQVVKFKTELTNIDEPKDMPKRDKKPSRNSPCPCGSGLKYKECCGKSGPKIGVFA
- a CDS encoding ABC transporter permease codes for the protein MVKYLLFKYLRFDKSQPFITLSAILAFLGVSVGLMVLIIAMAIMNGFDKEFERKLFTMNYPITIISYMKGSIDDSDVIRLKEQFKELKFSPYISTQAIVKYGNKLEGGLLFGVNFDDEKQINSVINEALKDTTPKGFEIVLGKGIADDFALSLNEKITTLFMELNPSGLLSMPVMKRFEYVANFSSGLIAYDKAYSYTDIDALAKILGYGSKKYDGIHIYSNNPKDDIIKLNQLLKPGQRAIGWWEQNGNFFSALELEKRALFIVLMLIILVASLNIISSLLMTVMNRRQEIALLLALGASKSEIKKSFFTQGVVIGGSGIIFGLILGLFGVWLLGSFDIVSLPADVYGSSKLPMELSIYDLAMILVGAIVIVLLSSYYPAKKASNIDILTTLRNE
- a CDS encoding branched-chain amino acid ABC transporter permease gives rise to the protein MDLTLFLQQMVNGFSLGSMYALIAIGYTMVYGVLRLINFAHGDIMMVGAYVALFSMTSMSLPFGFALIVAVVVSAILGISTDKIAYKPLRNAPRISLLITAIGISFLLENIFQVVFGGTPRSFSVPPFFENIVKIGAINLPVSAILVPVITIFLLCIVLYLLYKTKYGIAIRALAFDINTVNLMGIDANLIIAVVFAIGSSLAAIGGVFWAINYPSIDPLMGVLIGLKAFGAAVLGGIGSVGGAVLGGFIIGFSEVVAVALFPDLAGFKDAFAFIFLILVLLFRPTGILGINFEKSRF